The Halanaerobiaceae bacterium ANBcell28 genome contains a region encoding:
- the rpsF gene encoding 30S ribosomal protein S6 codes for MVRNYETIYILKPDLEEEVREQLQERITGIINDNQGEILETEVWGTKRLAYEVKDFTSGFYTMINFKGESDLVNELERNYKIIDDVIRYLTIKQED; via the coding sequence ATGGTGAGAAATTATGAAACAATTTATATATTAAAGCCTGATCTTGAAGAAGAAGTTAGAGAACAACTACAAGAAAGAATAACAGGTATTATCAATGACAATCAAGGTGAAATTCTCGAAACAGAAGTTTGGGGAACTAAGAGACTAGCCTATGAAGTAAAAGATTTTACTTCTGGATTTTATACAATGATTAATTTTAAAGGCGAGTCAGATCTTGTAAATGAGTTAGAGCGTAATTACAAAATTATTGATGATGTGATACGTTATTTGACTATTAAACAAGAAGATTAA
- the yyaC gene encoding spore protease YyaC has protein sequence MIFDKKRVHINDDNANILLHSFISNLLAKLNYQVERELIILCVGTDRSTGDSLGPLTGTLLNKIRIFPATIIGDIHKPVHASNLEETIDDIYKNYNNPFIIAIDAGLGKQSSVGYIDVKKGPLRPGTGVNKTLPEIGDMHITGLVNVGGYMEYLVLQSTRLSIVFKMAETISSALNLSISSLKNEVSVID, from the coding sequence ATGATATTTGATAAAAAAAGAGTACATATAAATGATGATAATGCAAATATACTATTACATTCATTTATATCAAATTTATTGGCAAAACTAAATTACCAAGTAGAAAGAGAACTAATAATTCTATGTGTAGGTACCGATAGATCAACAGGAGATTCATTAGGACCACTAACCGGTACTCTCTTAAATAAAATTAGAATTTTTCCTGCTACTATTATAGGTGATATCCATAAGCCAGTACATGCTAGTAACCTTGAAGAAACTATTGATGATATTTATAAAAATTATAATAACCCTTTTATCATCGCAATTGATGCAGGTTTAGGAAAGCAGAGTAGTGTAGGATATATTGATGTAAAAAAGGGCCCTTTAAGACCAGGCACAGGAGTTAACAAAACTTTACCTGAAATAGGCGATATGCACATTACAGGCTTAGTTAATGTTGGAGGATATATGGAATATTTAGTCTTACAAAGCACGAGACTAAGTATTGTCTTCAAAATGGCAGAAACAATTAGTTCAGCCCTTAACCTCTCTATCTCTTCTCTTAAAAATGAAGTTAGTGTTATAGATTGA
- a CDS encoding tetratricopeptide repeat protein, which translates to MREKEYLDMLDEEAKKLYKSAVKKLKYKETEGLEQDFLEIIKTYTNFVPAYNKLGVLYIYINDKKKAEEYFNEAVALDREFAPSLSNLGSLAKEAGHIEEAKQYYERAIAADEEYGVAYNNLAVIYREEGNYHQSVKYIKKAKKYNHNIFDADVDKPLYKEPGCIFIFLLILAIIITFYLLM; encoded by the coding sequence ATGAGGGAAAAAGAATATTTAGACATGCTTGATGAAGAAGCAAAAAAATTATACAAATCTGCTGTAAAAAAGTTAAAATATAAAGAAACTGAGGGGCTTGAACAAGATTTTTTGGAAATAATTAAGACATATACAAACTTTGTGCCTGCCTATAATAAACTTGGTGTATTGTATATATATATAAATGATAAGAAAAAAGCAGAAGAGTATTTTAATGAAGCAGTAGCGTTAGATAGAGAATTTGCACCATCATTAAGTAACTTAGGAAGCTTAGCAAAAGAAGCAGGTCACATAGAAGAAGCAAAGCAATACTATGAAAGGGCAATTGCAGCTGATGAAGAATATGGAGTAGCATACAATAATTTAGCTGTAATATATCGTGAGGAAGGTAATTATCATCAATCTGTCAAGTATATAAAAAAAGCAAAAAAATATAATCATAATATATTTGATGCTGATGTGGACAAGCCTTTATATAAAGAACCTGGATGTATATTTATTTTTCTTCTTATCTTAGCAATTATTATTACGTTTTATTTACTTATGTAG
- the ychF gene encoding redox-regulated ATPase YchF — translation MKIGIVGLPNVGKSTLFNALTRAEAGAENYPFCTIDPNVGVVNVPDPRLEILNEMYSPKKKTATTIEFVDIAGLVKGASKGEGLGNKFLAHIREVDAIAQVVRCFSDENVTHVDGSVDPIRDIEIINMELMMADLLTVEKRIEKNEKGAKGGDKELIAELKILEKFKDTIEEGKNVRTLSLEETGKRLIKEMSLLSAKPIIYIANVDEDEMGSKDNSLVRKVKEYATSEEATVVKISAKIESDIAELDEEEAEMFLEELGIEESGLDRVIRAGYSLLDLITFFTAGEKEVRAWTVKRGATAPEAAGKIHTDMQRGFIRAEVVSYQDLINSGSIAKAREEGLLRLEGKDYIMTDGDVCYFRFNV, via the coding sequence ATGAAAATTGGAATTGTTGGACTACCGAATGTAGGAAAATCTACGCTATTTAATGCACTAACTAGAGCAGAAGCAGGAGCAGAAAATTATCCTTTTTGTACAATAGATCCCAATGTAGGAGTTGTTAATGTACCTGATCCTAGATTAGAAATATTAAATGAAATGTATTCACCCAAGAAAAAAACTGCTACTACTATAGAATTTGTAGATATAGCTGGATTAGTCAAAGGAGCCAGTAAGGGAGAGGGACTGGGAAATAAATTTTTAGCACATATTAGAGAAGTAGATGCAATTGCTCAAGTAGTAAGATGTTTTTCTGATGAAAATGTTACACATGTAGATGGCAGTGTTGATCCCATTAGAGATATAGAAATAATTAATATGGAACTAATGATGGCTGATTTATTAACAGTAGAAAAGAGAATAGAGAAAAATGAAAAAGGAGCAAAAGGTGGTGATAAAGAATTAATAGCAGAATTAAAGATATTAGAAAAGTTCAAAGATACTATTGAAGAGGGTAAAAATGTTAGGACATTAAGCTTAGAAGAAACAGGTAAAAGATTAATAAAAGAAATGTCCCTATTAAGTGCCAAGCCAATAATATATATAGCTAACGTTGATGAAGATGAAATGGGAAGCAAGGATAACAGTTTAGTAAGAAAAGTTAAAGAATATGCTACTAGCGAAGAAGCTACAGTTGTAAAAATTAGTGCCAAGATTGAATCAGATATTGCTGAACTTGATGAAGAAGAGGCAGAAATGTTTTTAGAAGAATTAGGAATAGAAGAATCAGGATTAGATAGAGTTATTAGAGCAGGATATAGTCTTTTAGATTTAATAACATTCTTTACAGCAGGTGAAAAAGAAGTAAGGGCATGGACAGTAAAAAGAGGTGCTACAGCTCCAGAAGCTGCAGGAAAAATTCATACTGATATGCAGAGAGGGTTTATTAGAGCGGAGGTAGTGAGTTACCAAGATTTAATTAATTCTGGGTCAATAGCAAAAGCCAGAGAAGAAGGCTTGCTTCGTCTTGAAGGAAAAGACTATATAATGACAGATGGAGACGTGTGCTATTTCCGTTTTAATGTTTAA
- a CDS encoding DUF554 domain-containing protein: MIGSIANFFAIVVGSFTGMLFKDHFPEEMQKIVMQGLGLAVILIGLQMALETQNVLIVIFSLVIGGIIGEIINIEGKLENLAIYIESKFNKKNDLFVKGFVQSSLVFCVGAMAIMGAIQDGLTNDPSILFNKSILDGFASVAFAASFGIGVMFSAVPVLIYQGSITLFASYIERFLSEAMIIEMTATGGLLILAIGLNIMGISKTKVGNLLPSILIAIILSFFVI, from the coding sequence ATGATTGGATCAATCGCAAATTTTTTTGCAATAGTTGTTGGTAGTTTTACAGGTATGCTTTTTAAAGATCACTTTCCAGAAGAAATGCAAAAAATCGTAATGCAGGGCTTAGGTTTAGCAGTAATACTAATTGGTTTACAAATGGCTCTGGAAACACAGAATGTTTTAATTGTCATTTTTAGTTTAGTGATTGGTGGAATAATTGGAGAGATAATAAATATTGAAGGAAAGTTAGAAAACTTAGCGATTTATATTGAGTCTAAGTTTAACAAAAAAAATGATCTTTTTGTTAAGGGTTTTGTGCAATCATCTTTAGTATTTTGTGTTGGTGCAATGGCAATAATGGGAGCAATTCAAGATGGTTTAACTAATGATCCTAGTATATTGTTTAACAAATCAATTCTTGATGGCTTTGCATCTGTAGCTTTTGCTGCATCGTTTGGAATAGGTGTTATGTTTTCAGCTGTTCCAGTATTAATATATCAGGGTAGTATCACACTTTTTGCTTCATATATAGAAAGGTTTTTAAGTGAAGCTATGATTATTGAGATGACTGCAACAGGTGGTCTGCTTATATTAGCTATTGGCTTGAATATTATGGGTATAAGTAAAACAAAAGTGGGTAACTTATTACCATCTATTCTCATCGCAATTATTTTGTCTTTTTTTGTCATCTAA
- a CDS encoding AAA family ATPase gives MAKKLAIVNQKGGVGKSTTAVNLSACLAEMGKSVLLIDVDPQGNASSGVGVDKSSLEKSVYDVLIEEIAIKDVIIKTEIDKFSILPANIELAGAEIELVSMISRESRLKKVVRSIDDDFDYVIFDCPPSLGLLTLNALTAADGILVPIQCEYYALEGLGQLIQTVDLVQKNLNPDLIIEGVLLTMYDARTNLSQQVIDEVKNYFDDNVYETIIPRNVRLSEAPSFGQAITLYDSNSKGAVAYRSLAKEVIN, from the coding sequence TTGGCAAAGAAATTAGCAATAGTGAACCAAAAAGGAGGAGTAGGGAAAAGTACGACTGCTGTAAACTTAAGTGCTTGTCTTGCTGAAATGGGGAAGTCTGTATTATTAATTGATGTAGATCCTCAAGGCAATGCTAGTAGTGGTGTCGGAGTTGATAAAAGCTCATTAGAAAAAAGTGTTTATGATGTTTTAATTGAAGAAATAGCAATCAAGGATGTAATAATTAAAACAGAAATCGACAAATTCTCCATATTACCAGCTAATATAGAGTTGGCTGGAGCAGAAATTGAGTTAGTCTCTATGATATCAAGAGAAAGTAGACTAAAAAAAGTAGTGAGAAGTATTGACGATGATTTTGATTATGTTATTTTTGATTGTCCTCCATCGCTAGGTTTATTAACTTTAAATGCTTTAACTGCAGCTGACGGAATCTTAGTGCCAATACAATGTGAATACTATGCTCTTGAAGGATTAGGTCAATTAATTCAAACAGTTGACCTAGTACAAAAGAATTTAAATCCAGACTTGATAATCGAAGGTGTTTTACTAACTATGTATGATGCAAGAACAAATCTATCTCAACAAGTAATAGATGAAGTAAAAAACTATTTTGATGACAATGTATATGAAACAATCATTCCAAGAAACGTTAGATTAAGTGAAGCACCAAGTTTTGGACAAGCAATAACTCTTTATGATAGTAATTCTAAAGGTGCAGTAGCTTATAGGTCTTTAGCAAAGGAAGTGATTAATTAA
- the rpsR gene encoding 30S ribosomal protein S18 yields MPRPRNKSCYFCANKEKDINYKDIRTLQRFITDRGKIVPRRITGTCAKHQRAITRQIKRARAIALLPYVKE; encoded by the coding sequence ATGCCACGACCTAGAAATAAGTCCTGTTATTTCTGTGCTAATAAGGAGAAAGATATAAACTATAAAGATATTAGAACCTTACAGCGTTTTATAACTGATAGGGGTAAGATAGTACCACGCAGAATTACTGGCACATGTGCCAAACATCAGCGTGCTATTACAAGACAGATAAAGAGAGCTAGAGCTATTGCTCTATTACCATATGTAAAAGAATAA
- a CDS encoding TrkA family potassium uptake protein, with translation MFIIIVGGGKVGRYLVRDFTQKGYEVVLVEKDNDKVMKIEEEYDIDVLCGDGSESEVLEKAGIEECDAVIAVTEEDQDNLVICQLAERQYNIAKTCTRVNTPGNEKLFSWLGVNVAVSSASILSAMVEHEVTINDLSSLLNKDQDKLKLIRITVEEDSEVVNKKLNEIELPLESVLVAILRENDSLVPRGNTKILCGDVILALTKPELKKELLSVFNEENLV, from the coding sequence ATGTTTATTATAATTGTCGGTGGAGGGAAAGTTGGTAGATATTTAGTAAGAGATTTTACGCAAAAGGGTTACGAAGTAGTTTTGGTTGAAAAAGATAATGATAAAGTGATGAAAATCGAAGAAGAGTATGATATTGATGTTTTATGTGGAGATGGATCTGAAAGTGAAGTTTTAGAGAAAGCTGGTATTGAAGAGTGTGATGCAGTCATAGCGGTAACTGAAGAAGATCAGGATAATCTTGTGATTTGTCAGTTGGCAGAAAGGCAGTATAATATAGCTAAAACCTGCACACGTGTAAATACACCAGGTAATGAAAAGTTGTTTAGTTGGCTAGGAGTTAATGTGGCTGTTAGTAGTGCTTCTATATTATCAGCAATGGTAGAACATGAAGTTACAATAAATGATTTAAGTAGTTTACTAAATAAAGATCAAGATAAACTGAAATTAATTAGAATAACTGTAGAGGAAGATTCTGAAGTAGTTAATAAAAAATTGAATGAAATAGAATTGCCATTAGAATCTGTCTTGGTGGCTATATTAAGAGAAAATGATTCACTTGTTCCACGTGGAAATACTAAAATACTTTGTGGTGATGTAATTTTAGCTTTAACCAAGCCGGAATTAAAGAAAGAATTACTAAGTGTGTTTAATGAAGAGAATCTAGTTTAA
- a CDS encoding peptidylprolyl isomerase — translation MSEKNPIVTILMENGKEIKLELYPEHAPNTVNNFIYLIEDNYYDGIIFHRVIEGFMIQGGDPQGTGMGGPGYSIEGEFKSNGFANELKHTRGVISMARSQHPNSAGSQFFIMHQDATHLDGQYAAFGKVIEGMEVVDEIAQVETARGDRPVEDQIMKKVSVETFSIEYDEPEKL, via the coding sequence ATGTCAGAGAAAAATCCAATAGTTACAATATTAATGGAAAACGGTAAGGAAATAAAGTTAGAATTATATCCAGAACATGCTCCAAACACAGTAAATAATTTTATTTATTTAATTGAGGATAATTATTACGATGGTATAATATTCCATAGGGTTATTGAAGGTTTTATGATACAAGGTGGAGACCCTCAAGGTACAGGAATGGGTGGACCAGGATACAGCATAGAAGGAGAATTTAAATCTAATGGCTTTGCAAATGAACTTAAGCATACTAGAGGCGTAATTTCTATGGCTAGAAGTCAGCATCCAAATTCAGCTGGTTCACAATTTTTTATTATGCATCAAGATGCAACTCATTTAGATGGACAGTATGCTGCATTTGGTAAAGTTATAGAAGGAATGGAAGTAGTAGATGAAATTGCACAAGTGGAAACTGCTAGAGGAGATAGACCTGTTGAAGATCAAATAATGAAAAAAGTAAGCGTTGAGACTTTTTCAATAGAATATGATGAACCTGAGAAACTTTAA
- the ssb gene encoding single-stranded DNA-binding protein, with translation MLNHVVLIGRLVRDPEMRYTSNGTPVSNFTLAVERNYTNQQGEREVDFIDIVTWRKLAETCAHHLGKGRLVAVDGSLQIRKSENNGRTYINPEVVANTVRFLDWPNDNNNSSNNSNNYNNDQYNNYGNNNNNNNYSNNNNNNNNNNNNNDNLDIDDNFDVPF, from the coding sequence ATGTTAAATCATGTTGTTTTAATCGGACGTCTGGTAAGAGATCCTGAGATGCGTTATACAAGTAATGGAACACCAGTTAGTAATTTTACTCTGGCTGTAGAACGTAATTATACAAATCAACAAGGCGAAAGAGAAGTTGATTTTATTGATATAGTTACCTGGAGAAAGTTGGCTGAAACATGTGCCCATCATTTGGGTAAGGGTAGATTAGTCGCCGTTGATGGTTCACTACAAATAAGAAAAAGTGAAAACAATGGTAGGACATACATCAATCCAGAAGTAGTAGCCAATACAGTTCGTTTCTTGGACTGGCCAAATGATAACAACAACAGTAGCAATAATTCAAATAATTACAATAACGATCAGTATAATAATTACGGCAATAACAATAATAACAATAATTATAGTAATAATAATAACAACAACAACAATAATAATAATAATAACGATAATCTGGATATAGATGATAATTTTGATGTACCATTTTAG
- a CDS encoding peptidoglycan DD-metalloendopeptidase family protein, with protein sequence MSIISKFFSYLLESMNITIIPSAHKKIKNYKIRRVIPFSIIVIIISSIAILSVAYNYYNQNYHEILKEYRELDGVRTENRVLKNELFDLVQETEKLKENLSRLKDQNQEIKELLEGEETSSNASLSTDIDLQLHTSLSDENVVMPKGLAVGGGDFYIDNTAYSMINKARANISMIKSELPDQEENLGRLENSAIEYNNLKAATPSIWPLLDNGEGFITSNYGWRSDPFTGQQQIHEGIDIGVWYNTPVVATADGVVEFAGRQGGYGILLIIDHGYGYETRYAHLNKVEVRKGQEVSRGDIIALSGNTGRSSGPHLHYEVRINGIPQEPRDYIGG encoded by the coding sequence ATGAGTATTATAAGTAAGTTTTTTTCATATTTATTAGAAAGTATGAACATAACAATTATTCCTTCAGCACATAAAAAAATTAAGAATTACAAAATTAGAAGGGTTATTCCGTTTTCAATTATAGTAATCATTATAAGTTCTATCGCTATACTTTCTGTTGCTTATAATTATTATAATCAAAATTATCATGAGATATTAAAAGAGTATCGTGAATTAGATGGTGTTAGAACAGAAAATAGAGTATTGAAAAATGAACTTTTTGATCTAGTACAGGAGACTGAAAAGTTAAAAGAAAATTTATCAAGGTTGAAAGACCAAAATCAAGAAATTAAAGAATTGCTTGAAGGAGAAGAAACAAGTTCAAATGCTTCTCTCAGTACTGATATAGATTTACAGTTACATACCTCTCTCTCGGATGAAAATGTAGTTATGCCAAAAGGATTAGCAGTTGGTGGTGGTGATTTTTATATAGACAATACTGCTTATAGCATGATTAATAAGGCAAGGGCAAATATAAGTATGATTAAAAGTGAATTGCCGGATCAAGAAGAAAACTTAGGACGATTAGAGAATTCTGCAATTGAGTATAATAATTTAAAAGCAGCTACACCTAGTATCTGGCCGTTATTAGATAATGGAGAAGGCTTTATAACTTCAAATTATGGTTGGAGATCTGATCCTTTTACAGGACAACAACAAATTCACGAAGGAATTGATATAGGTGTATGGTACAATACACCTGTTGTAGCCACAGCTGATGGAGTTGTTGAATTTGCAGGTAGACAAGGGGGATATGGAATCTTGCTTATAATTGATCATGGCTATGGGTATGAAACCCGCTATGCTCATTTAAATAAAGTAGAAGTTAGAAAAGGGCAGGAAGTATCAAGAGGTGATATTATTGCTCTTAGCGGTAACACTGGTCGCAGCAGCGGTCCACATCTGCATTATGAAGTTCGAATTAATGGTATACCACAAGAACCACGAGACTATATAGGGGGTTAA
- a CDS encoding polymer-forming cytoskeletal protein, giving the protein MLGKRKNDKKVEEAKGKVETILGTGTSMDGDINTRGSLRVEGTINKGNINAEGDVLIGENGQVNTTIDARNVVIAGKVNGNINARDKIEILPTGSLNGDIKSKVLKIDEGAVFNGVSNIISENKEESNSNNKAYIKDKYIKKDNDETVK; this is encoded by the coding sequence ATGTTGGGAAAACGAAAAAATGATAAAAAAGTTGAAGAAGCAAAAGGCAAGGTAGAGACTATTCTAGGGACAGGCACTTCTATGGATGGGGATATTAATACTAGAGGTTCTTTGAGAGTAGAAGGAACTATCAACAAGGGAAATATAAATGCTGAGGGAGATGTATTAATAGGAGAAAACGGTCAGGTGAATACAACTATAGATGCACGCAATGTTGTAATTGCCGGAAAAGTTAACGGTAATATCAATGCAAGAGATAAGATAGAAATATTACCTACTGGTAGTTTGAATGGTGATATAAAGTCTAAGGTTTTAAAGATCGATGAAGGTGCTGTTTTTAACGGTGTGAGTAATATAATTAGTGAAAATAAAGAAGAGAGTAATAGCAATAATAAAGCATATATTAAAGATAAATATATTAAAAAAGACAATGATGAAACAGTAAAATAA
- a CDS encoding ParB/RepB/Spo0J family partition protein: MVQNRLGKGLGALIADKGEEESIANGSFKELFLHQIESNPFQPRQEFQIEELKELSQSIKENGIIQPITVRQIKPDQYQLVAGERRWRASRMIGLKKIPAIVKDYNDKQMMETALIENLQREDLNPLEEAQAYQRMIDEFNMTQEEVAKKVGKSRSSVANTVRLLNLTPKVQVYVSRETISMGHARALLSLKESEKQIKAAEHVIKNELSVRETETYIQSISNTNKKDDDKAEKESKYNRNENLSSEWKVAETNLANFIGRKVKIKNKNGKKVVSIECEDYKDIEKLLNCIK; encoded by the coding sequence ATGGTACAAAACAGATTAGGTAAAGGATTAGGAGCGTTAATTGCTGATAAAGGCGAAGAAGAAAGTATTGCTAATGGAAGTTTTAAAGAATTATTCTTACATCAAATAGAATCTAATCCCTTTCAACCCAGACAAGAATTTCAAATAGAAGAGTTAAAAGAATTATCACAATCAATAAAAGAAAATGGTATCATACAACCTATTACTGTTAGGCAGATAAAACCTGATCAATATCAATTAGTAGCAGGAGAAAGAAGATGGCGGGCATCAAGAATGATTGGTTTGAAAAAGATACCTGCGATCGTTAAAGATTATAATGACAAACAAATGATGGAAACAGCATTAATTGAAAATTTACAAAGAGAAGATCTAAATCCACTAGAAGAAGCTCAAGCTTATCAACGAATGATAGATGAATTCAATATGACTCAGGAAGAAGTGGCCAAAAAAGTAGGAAAAAGCAGATCCAGCGTTGCTAACACAGTAAGATTACTCAATTTAACACCAAAAGTACAAGTTTACGTTTCACGTGAAACAATATCTATGGGACATGCACGTGCCTTATTATCCTTAAAAGAATCTGAAAAGCAGATTAAGGCAGCAGAGCATGTAATAAAGAACGAACTATCTGTACGTGAAACAGAAACTTATATTCAATCTATTTCAAACACGAATAAAAAAGATGATGATAAAGCAGAAAAGGAAAGTAAATATAATAGGAATGAGAATCTTAGTTCCGAATGGAAGGTTGCTGAAACAAATTTAGCAAATTTTATAGGAAGAAAGGTCAAAATAAAGAATAAAAACGGTAAAAAAGTTGTTTCTATTGAATGTGAGGATTACAAAGATATTGAAAAATTATTAAATTGTATAAAATAA
- the noc gene encoding nucleoid occlusion protein: MKIPFIQDKKNQEVIKVNIESISTNPYQPRLIFNQDEIDELAQSIKNYGIIQPLLVRSKGEKYELVAGERRLRACKSLGMDKVSVVVKELNDIEMAEIALVENLQRKDLNFLEEAQAYQQLIEKFSLTQQELAEKLGKGQSTIANKLRLLTLASDVRKHIDVSIVSERHARALLKMEDKNKQIEVLNKIKEKKLTVKESEQLINNIINKPLKSKPQIIYKDLRLFTNTLKKTINEMKEAGLNIKVERKEEEDYFEFKIHLPKETK; the protein is encoded by the coding sequence ATGAAAATACCATTTATTCAAGATAAAAAAAACCAAGAAGTAATAAAAGTAAATATTGAATCAATATCAACTAACCCATATCAACCACGACTAATTTTTAATCAAGATGAGATAGATGAATTAGCTCAATCTATTAAAAATTATGGAATAATACAGCCTTTACTTGTAAGAAGCAAAGGAGAAAAATACGAGTTAGTCGCTGGAGAAAGAAGACTTAGAGCTTGTAAAAGTCTTGGTATGGACAAGGTATCAGTTGTAGTAAAAGAATTAAATGATATTGAAATGGCTGAAATCGCTCTAGTTGAAAATTTACAACGCAAAGACTTGAATTTTTTAGAAGAAGCTCAAGCATATCAACAATTGATAGAAAAATTTTCGTTAACTCAACAAGAACTAGCAGAAAAACTAGGAAAAGGGCAATCAACTATAGCAAATAAACTAAGATTACTTACATTAGCAAGTGATGTACGGAAACATATTGATGTAAGTATTGTATCTGAAAGACATGCCAGAGCTTTATTAAAAATGGAAGATAAAAATAAGCAAATTGAAGTATTAAATAAAATAAAAGAAAAGAAGCTAACAGTAAAAGAAAGTGAACAATTAATAAATAACATTATTAATAAACCTCTAAAGTCAAAACCTCAAATTATATACAAAGATTTAAGATTATTTACAAATACTCTTAAAAAAACTATTAATGAAATGAAAGAAGCAGGTTTAAATATAAAGGTAGAAAGAAAAGAAGAAGAGGATTATTTTGAATTCAAAATACATCTTCCTAAAGAAACTAAATAA
- a CDS encoding DUF951 domain-containing protein — MKLRDYQVGDIVRFKKKHPCGGDLWKITRIGMDFKARCENCGRMIMLARRKFDKSVKEKVMESED, encoded by the coding sequence ATGAAGCTTAGAGATTATCAAGTTGGTGATATTGTACGCTTTAAGAAAAAACACCCTTGTGGTGGCGACCTATGGAAAATAACTAGAATTGGCATGGATTTTAAAGCCAGGTGTGAAAACTGTGGTAGAATGATTATGTTAGCAAGAAGAAAGTTTGATAAAAGTGTAAAAGAAAAAGTTATGGAGAGTGAAGACTAA
- the rsmG gene encoding 16S rRNA (guanine(527)-N(7))-methyltransferase RsmG: MNKKDFAEILNKGLENMGLNTSDKLEDQLYLYLQFLIEENKKYNLTAIEEEEEVIRKHFLDSLVLFKKINIKEEASIIDIGTGAGFPGLVLKIYRPDLKILLLDSLAKRVRFLNTLINKLNLEGIEAVHGRAEDIADDKSHRENYDLAVSRAVAPINILSEYTIPFVMTGGSIVFYKGPDYQAELEEGKNAINILGGDVSDIYNVEIPKLIGERFLIIIDKIRDTASKYPRRTGIPKKRPL, encoded by the coding sequence ATGAATAAAAAAGACTTTGCAGAAATATTAAATAAGGGACTTGAAAATATGGGTTTAAATACTTCTGATAAATTAGAAGATCAACTATACCTATATTTGCAATTTTTAATTGAAGAAAACAAAAAGTACAACTTAACAGCGATAGAAGAAGAGGAAGAAGTTATTAGAAAGCATTTTTTAGACTCCTTAGTTTTGTTTAAGAAAATTAATATAAAGGAAGAAGCCAGTATAATTGATATAGGAACAGGTGCTGGGTTTCCTGGTTTAGTCTTAAAAATATATCGCCCAGATCTAAAAATTTTACTATTAGATTCTCTTGCTAAACGAGTTAGATTTCTAAATACACTTATAAATAAACTTAATTTAGAAGGAATTGAAGCAGTACACGGTAGAGCAGAGGACATAGCTGATGATAAGTCCCATCGAGAAAACTATGATTTAGCTGTTTCACGTGCAGTTGCACCTATAAACATCTTGAGCGAGTATACTATCCCATTTGTTATGACAGGAGGGAGTATAGTTTTTTATAAAGGGCCTGATTATCAAGCAGAATTAGAAGAAGGTAAAAATGCAATAAACATACTAGGAGGAGATGTTTCAGATATATATAATGTAGAAATACCAAAGCTAATAGGAGAAAGATTTTTAATAATAATTGATAAAATAAGAGATACAGCAAGTAAATACCCACGGAGAACAGGTATTCCAAAGAAAAGACCTCTTTGA